In Candidatus Zixiibacteriota bacterium, the following are encoded in one genomic region:
- the bamD gene encoding outer membrane protein assembly factor BamD has protein sequence MRYITGFVLLLLIAAGCGNKPQPITSASEQFKYAKQLYDKNKSFKAQVAFENLIYTYPGNSAIDTAQYYLGMCYFNQKEYGIAAGEFKRLLSAYPQSEFTDDAQFQVGMCHYKMSPKYQLDQQETYLALDEFRYLIVNYPGSPYRELAAAKIKELENKLAKKKFKAGILYLKMGNYESALTYFKYVRDNYSATDWAIQAFYYTGEAQMKLGRYEEALTTFDNFLIGFSDHEFASKAKKKIEQITEKNKSSEN, from the coding sequence GTGAGATACATTACAGGTTTTGTATTACTTTTATTGATAGCAGCAGGTTGTGGAAATAAACCACAGCCGATAACATCCGCTTCAGAACAATTTAAATATGCAAAACAGTTGTACGATAAAAACAAATCATTTAAAGCTCAAGTAGCTTTTGAAAACTTAATATATACTTATCCGGGGAATTCTGCAATTGACACTGCCCAATATTATTTGGGGATGTGTTATTTCAATCAGAAAGAGTATGGAATAGCCGCCGGCGAGTTTAAACGTTTGCTTTCGGCATATCCGCAATCGGAATTTACAGATGATGCTCAGTTTCAGGTGGGAATGTGTCATTATAAAATGTCGCCGAAATATCAACTTGATCAGCAGGAAACGTATCTGGCATTAGATGAGTTCAGGTATTTAATAGTCAATTATCCCGGCAGTCCTTATCGAGAGCTGGCAGCAGCCAAAATCAAAGAGCTTGAGAACAAACTGGCAAAAAAGAAATTTAAAGCCGGCATACTTTATTTAAAGATGGGCAACTATGAATCGGCTTTAACCTATTTTAAGTATGTACGAGACAATTATTCCGCCACCGACTGGGCGATACAGGCGTTTTATTATACCGGAGAAGCCCAGATGAAATTAGGGCGCTATGAGGAAGCGCTGACAACATTTGATAATTTCCTCATCGGTTTTTCGGATCATGAATTTGCCTCGAAAGCTAAAAAGAAAATTGAGCAGATAACAGAAAAAAATAAAAGCAGCGAAAACTAA
- a CDS encoding DNA translocase FtsK 4TM domain-containing protein yields MAKKKKIDLVKRNRILGLLLLLCGLLIAISLVTHNQANDTTLLIKAFSNGELNDLLTSPIQNKGGILGVFIAYFLLMVFGYIAFCLPLGIWAVGYAYIFSRDLMPIFRKIGFISFFLYLVGALFSLSSANQPFITSEPGLGGAIGCFSAKALIYLTGTVFSYTIIISLILGCIILILPSSLSRHNKLLVRAVISIKEQLARLPKLIKSFKRSDKKVDVSVSHDAQSPGLIKRIIRIKKPKKKTVAGKQLALPIESEAESNLEGHNAVNETAQDNHTGTPNEKVLSSKNGYRFPEVDLLHESPDEEPVVSEQELHQTAEILKNTLSTFKVELAKDEVEIYPGPIITRFEFKPAPGVKIAQVVNLADDLALAMKAKRIRIIAPIPGKSAIGVEIPNRIGQTVYLKDIITSNEFRNSDYVLPLALGKTTAGKAFVVDLSTMPHLLIAGATGSGKSVCLNCIITSLLYQISPDKLRFILIDPKMLELSIYNDLQHLEKPVVTEMKYAEKVLAEAVVEMEERYRKLAKIGVRNIKDYNITSDEPLPYVLIIVDELADLMMIGSARIEMLITRLAQMARAVGIHLILATQRPSVDVITGLIKANFSTRIAFQVATKVDSRTILDINGAEKLLGNGDLLYMNPAYPEPKRVHGAFISGAETKAICKSISDQEYEPTRIKNFEMNSSKISQYDPIADAVFKEAIATVIKHKQGSVSLLQRKLGIGYQRAARLIDQLEEAGIVGPYDGSKAREVLVDEQFLKDNFDDYDNHVA; encoded by the coding sequence ATGGCAAAAAAGAAAAAGATTGATTTAGTGAAACGGAACCGTATTCTGGGTCTATTATTATTGTTATGCGGTTTGCTAATCGCTATAAGCTTAGTTACTCACAACCAAGCCAATGATACGACACTGCTTATAAAAGCATTTTCTAATGGCGAACTAAACGACCTGTTAACCTCGCCAATCCAAAATAAAGGCGGTATTCTGGGCGTATTCATTGCTTATTTCTTACTGATGGTATTTGGCTATATCGCATTTTGTCTTCCGCTTGGAATTTGGGCTGTTGGCTATGCATATATATTTTCCAGAGACCTTATGCCGATTTTTCGCAAGATTGGTTTTATATCGTTTTTTTTGTATCTTGTTGGCGCGTTATTTTCCTTAAGCTCTGCTAATCAGCCTTTTATAACAAGCGAACCCGGTCTGGGCGGCGCAATTGGCTGCTTTTCGGCTAAGGCTTTAATTTATCTTACCGGTACGGTTTTTTCATATACGATAATAATATCATTGATTCTTGGCTGTATTATCTTGATTTTGCCGTCAAGCTTGAGCAGGCATAATAAGCTTTTAGTAAGAGCAGTCATCTCAATAAAAGAACAGCTTGCCAGATTGCCTAAGCTGATAAAATCATTTAAGCGTTCAGACAAAAAAGTAGATGTATCCGTATCCCATGATGCGCAATCGCCGGGATTGATAAAAAGAATTATAAGAATCAAAAAACCGAAGAAGAAAACTGTTGCCGGAAAACAGCTTGCTTTGCCTATTGAATCTGAAGCTGAGAGCAATCTCGAAGGACATAACGCTGTAAATGAAACAGCTCAAGATAATCATACCGGAACGCCAAATGAAAAAGTATTATCATCCAAGAATGGGTATAGATTCCCGGAGGTGGATTTACTTCACGAATCACCGGACGAAGAGCCTGTGGTCAGTGAACAGGAATTGCATCAGACAGCAGAGATATTAAAAAACACTCTCAGCACTTTCAAAGTAGAGCTGGCAAAAGATGAGGTCGAGATTTATCCTGGGCCTATAATAACGAGATTTGAATTTAAACCCGCGCCGGGTGTTAAAATAGCGCAGGTTGTAAATCTCGCTGATGATTTGGCATTGGCAATGAAAGCCAAGCGCATTCGCATTATTGCCCCAATCCCCGGCAAATCGGCGATTGGCGTTGAAATCCCCAATAGGATTGGCCAGACTGTTTACCTTAAGGATATTATAACCTCTAATGAGTTCCGGAATTCAGATTATGTGCTGCCTTTGGCTTTGGGTAAGACTACAGCCGGTAAAGCCTTTGTAGTAGACTTGTCAACAATGCCGCATCTTTTGATTGCCGGCGCAACCGGGTCGGGCAAGTCTGTATGCTTAAACTGCATTATAACCAGCCTTCTGTACCAGATTTCACCCGACAAACTGCGATTTATCCTTATTGATCCAAAGATGCTTGAATTATCGATATATAACGACCTTCAACACCTTGAAAAGCCGGTTGTAACAGAGATGAAATATGCCGAAAAAGTGTTAGCCGAGGCGGTTGTCGAAATGGAAGAACGCTATCGCAAGCTGGCTAAAATCGGCGTGCGCAATATTAAGGATTACAATATAACATCAGATGAACCGCTTCCTTATGTACTAATAATAGTCGATGAACTGGCTGATTTAATGATGATCGGTTCGGCGCGAATTGAGATGCTTATTACTCGTCTGGCGCAGATGGCGCGAGCCGTGGGAATTCATCTGATTTTAGCTACTCAGCGCCCATCGGTTGATGTTATTACCGGTTTGATTAAAGCCAATTTCAGCACGCGTATAGCCTTTCAAGTAGCTACGAAAGTCGACTCGCGGACAATCCTCGATATAAACGGCGCCGAAAAACTTTTGGGCAACGGCGACTTGCTCTATATGAATCCTGCCTATCCCGAACCTAAACGCGTGCACGGAGCTTTTATCTCAGGCGCCGAAACCAAAGCTATCTGCAAGTCGATTAGCGACCAGGAATATGAACCCACTCGAATTAAAAACTTTGAGATGAACAGCAGTAAAATCAGCCAGTATGACCCTATTGCCGATGCAGTATTCAAGGAAGCGATAGCAACGGTAATTAAGCATAAGCAGGGTTCGGTATCGCTTCTGCAGAGAAAGCTGGGAATTGGCTATCAGCGCGCAGCGCGGTTAATTGACCAGCTTGAAGAAGCGGGTATTGTCGGTCCGTATGATGGCTCTAAGGCACGAGAGGTTTTGGTGGATGAGCAATTCCTGAAAGATAATTTCGATGATTATGATAATCATGTTGCCTAA
- the nadD gene encoding nicotinate-nucleotide adenylyltransferase: MTKLGVLGGTFNPPHIGHLILAQSALEHYQLEKILFIPAAKQPHKQNRDIISVESRFRMMQLAIEKDNRFEISDIEIKRPGLSYTCDTLTELKSLYPEAKLYLIIGGDNISDMETWKDPEEIFSTVEVVAAKRPDSHPEGIYSSRIALFDMPQIDVSSTMIRRLVKEGKSISYLVPVEIEKYIKKHQLYL, encoded by the coding sequence ATGACTAAACTTGGGGTATTGGGCGGCACTTTCAACCCGCCGCATATCGGTCATTTGATACTGGCTCAATCGGCATTAGAACATTATCAGCTTGAAAAAATACTATTTATCCCCGCTGCCAAACAGCCGCATAAACAAAATAGAGATATCATTTCTGTCGAATCACGTTTCCGGATGATGCAATTAGCTATCGAGAAAGATAATCGATTCGAAATATCAGATATTGAGATTAAACGTCCTGGATTGTCATATACATGCGACACTTTAACTGAGCTAAAATCCTTATATCCTGAAGCGAAACTGTATCTGATAATCGGCGGCGATAATATCTCTGATATGGAAACATGGAAAGACCCCGAGGAGATATTTTCTACCGTTGAAGTAGTTGCGGCGAAAAGGCCTGATAGTCATCCTGAGGGTATTTACAGCAGCAGGATTGCTCTTTTCGATATGCCTCAGATTGATGTTTCGTCTACCATGATTCGCCGGCTGGTTAAAGAGGGGAAATCAATTTCGTACCTTGTTCCTGTTGAAATTGAGAAATATATTAAAAAGCATCAGCTTTATTTATAA
- the rimO gene encoding 30S ribosomal protein S12 methylthiotransferase RimO, translated as MRTGNSYYFLNLGCPKNQVDGNYIRGALNSLGFTENPYPDLADYLIVNTCAFIEQARQETLGEINELVPYKKNGVKLIAVGCYPSIYDIKRVSPSIDAAFGLNQVDKLLKFVTGKRNVCCNNLIFNRVVENTPYAYVKISDGCNNRCSYCTIPLIRGSYRSIPHKLIIDEVELLANKGIKEIIFVAQDTTLYGKDLKGGLDLADLCRMVSDIDGIEWIRIMYAHPAHLDDNLISRLFEIEKVCRYIDLPIQHISDKILSLMNRHCGTEKIKHIIKQLRNVDKNISLRTTLMVGFPGETDDDFKELVDFIEEIKFDYLGIFCYSPEENTAAISLEEKFDPQMAEEKLEMLYNIAEEISEDRAIIQIGKKQKLLIESQSAENSGFYEARSCRQAPEIDGFYNIPARHDITPGQFVEAEIMDIDSANIIKGI; from the coding sequence ATGAGGACAGGTAATAGCTATTATTTTTTAAATCTCGGCTGCCCTAAAAATCAGGTTGATGGCAACTATATTCGCGGCGCTTTAAACAGCTTGGGATTTACCGAAAATCCATATCCCGATTTAGCCGATTATCTGATTGTCAACACTTGCGCTTTCATAGAGCAAGCCCGTCAGGAAACATTAGGCGAAATTAATGAATTGGTGCCATATAAAAAAAATGGCGTCAAGCTCATTGCAGTCGGCTGTTACCCCTCTATTTATGATATTAAACGCGTTAGCCCGAGTATCGATGCGGCATTTGGTTTAAATCAGGTTGATAAACTGCTGAAATTCGTTACTGGCAAAAGGAATGTATGCTGTAATAACCTGATTTTTAACAGGGTTGTTGAGAATACTCCCTATGCCTATGTGAAAATCTCGGATGGCTGTAATAATCGCTGCAGCTACTGTACCATCCCGCTTATCAGAGGGTCATATAGAAGTATCCCTCACAAGTTAATCATTGATGAGGTTGAATTGCTGGCAAACAAGGGCATCAAGGAAATAATATTTGTTGCTCAGGATACGACACTCTATGGTAAAGACCTTAAAGGTGGTTTGGATTTGGCTGATTTGTGCCGGATGGTTTCAGATATTGACGGCATCGAATGGATAAGAATTATGTATGCTCATCCGGCTCATCTCGATGATAATCTTATAAGCAGGCTATTCGAGATTGAAAAGGTTTGCCGTTATATCGACCTTCCGATTCAGCATATCTCCGACAAGATTCTCAGTTTGATGAATCGTCATTGCGGAACAGAAAAAATCAAACATATAATAAAACAATTGCGAAATGTCGATAAAAATATATCTTTACGTACAACATTAATGGTCGGATTTCCGGGCGAGACCGATGATGATTTCAAGGAGCTGGTTGATTTCATTGAGGAGATAAAGTTTGACTATCTCGGTATTTTTTGCTACAGTCCCGAGGAAAATACGGCGGCAATATCGCTTGAGGAAAAATTCGACCCGCAAATGGCTGAGGAAAAACTTGAGATGCTTTATAATATCGCCGAGGAGATTTCGGAGGATAGAGCTATAATACAGATAGGAAAAAAGCAAAAACTGTTGATAGAATCACAATCAGCTGAGAACTCAGGATTTTATGAGGCAAGGTCTTGCCGTCAGGCGCCGGAAATCGATGGGTTTTATAACATCCCGGCAAGGCATGATATAACGCCGGGGCAATTCGTTGAAGCTGAAATTATGGATATTGATAGCGCAAACATTATTAAGGGAATATAA
- a CDS encoding dephospho-CoA kinase — MTAGIIRLKRPVLIGLTGGPGVGKSEAAKMLSEKGAKIISADAIGHDILRHNKSVRNKVIKLLGRDVLDNKSEFDRRKIGAIVFSDTEMMLAFNRLIHPVLLKQLKAELLRYSGNKRHKMIVIDAALIFEWRIADWFDIILTINALRNIRLNRICSFGLSIDKAKKRIASQIPQRQKISLSDYVIENNASRQKLKTKINSFITAIEKLL; from the coding sequence ATGACGGCTGGAATAATTCGTTTAAAGAGACCCGTGTTAATCGGCTTAACTGGCGGACCTGGTGTAGGCAAATCTGAGGCGGCAAAGATGTTGTCAGAAAAAGGCGCAAAAATTATCAGCGCGGATGCGATAGGACATGATATCCTTCGCCATAATAAATCTGTCAGGAATAAGGTTATAAAACTGCTTGGCAGGGATGTATTAGACAATAAGAGCGAATTTGACCGACGTAAAATCGGCGCAATTGTATTTAGCGATACTGAAATGATGCTGGCATTTAACAGGCTAATCCATCCGGTATTGCTAAAACAGCTTAAAGCCGAACTGTTAAGATACAGCGGCAATAAACGCCATAAGATGATTGTAATCGATGCCGCCCTGATTTTCGAATGGAGAATCGCCGACTGGTTTGATATTATATTAACAATTAACGCTTTAAGAAATATCCGGCTGAACCGAATTTGCAGTTTTGGTCTAAGTATAGATAAGGCAAAAAAACGGATAGCTTCGCAGATTCCACAGAGGCAAAAGATTAGTCTATCTGATTATGTGATTGAAAATAATGCCAGCCGTCAAAAATTAAAAACCAAAATCAACAGCTTTATTACCGCAATCGAGAAATTGTTATAA
- the polA gene encoding DNA polymerase I, whose translation MSKLLILIDGSAIAYRSYFAFIRNPLINSHGENTSALFGFINSLIKLIDQVSPTHIACVFDTPAPTFRHKMYKEYKSTRAKMPDGLADSFPWIKEALEGFNIPVIEMEGYEADDIIGALSKKAAQRGFEVGMFTGDKDFYQLVDDKIKLLHPKTFEWFDRNQVKTKMGVPPERIIDMLALMGDSSDNVPGVPGIGQKTALKLLEQFDNLENVLQSADKVSGKRISNLLKEHADLARLSYKLVTIDCDIDIELDDSVLLLEKSNKQKLAELFKRFELSALYNKYAMPLDNAVQKDLLIDVKADYETVKSIDRLDEILSAAEKNGEAAIDTETTSINALNSELVGISLAIKEGEAFYMPLRHDDKNANLPFDEALDRFRKFFDSQVKLIGHNMKYDRQVFDNCSLNLQKIYFDTMIASYLINPGKRSHKLDSLIAEHFNYKMQPITELMGTGSKQLPFSVVPVDKASFYAAEDADFTLRLKNHLYPKIKELKLETLFFELEMPLLSVLGDMEKAGVAVDIYFLKKLSDSYVPKMAAIENEIYQEAGQEFNINSPAQLRVILFDKLMLPSSRKTPKGEKSTDVDVLNDLSLIHSLPRLILEYRQFMKLKSTYIDAIPRLINPKTGRVHTSFNQTVAATGRLSSSDPNLQNIPIRTEEGREIRKAFTARAGYNILSADYSQVELRLMAHYAGDEALIEAFNRGEDIHKRTAAEVFGIDIKDVTADHRRAAKTANFSIIYGVSAYGLSQQAGLSVKESKDYIDAYFNRYPGVKKYMDDMITFAKEHGYVETLLNRRRYLPDINARSRQARQFAERTAINTPIQGTAADLIKAAMIKINDKLKNKKSRMILQVHDELVYEQYLEEKDYLRGMVKEQMENALKLKVPLVVDIGEGENWLEAH comes from the coding sequence ATGTCGAAATTATTAATATTAATAGATGGCTCGGCGATTGCCTATCGAAGCTATTTCGCTTTTATCAGGAATCCGCTGATAAATTCGCATGGTGAAAATACCAGCGCTTTGTTTGGCTTTATTAACTCGCTTATTAAGCTAATCGACCAAGTTTCGCCTACCCATATAGCCTGCGTATTCGATACGCCGGCGCCGACTTTCCGTCATAAAATGTACAAAGAGTACAAGTCCACGCGAGCTAAAATGCCTGACGGCTTAGCTGATTCATTCCCCTGGATAAAGGAAGCTTTGGAGGGATTCAATATTCCCGTGATTGAAATGGAGGGCTATGAGGCGGATGATATAATTGGTGCTCTCTCGAAAAAAGCCGCTCAAAGAGGCTTTGAGGTCGGCATGTTTACCGGCGATAAGGATTTTTACCAACTCGTGGATGATAAAATAAAATTGCTTCACCCAAAAACGTTCGAATGGTTTGACCGCAATCAGGTAAAAACGAAAATGGGAGTGCCGCCAGAAAGAATCATTGATATGCTGGCACTGATGGGCGACAGCTCCGACAATGTGCCAGGCGTGCCGGGAATAGGACAGAAAACAGCCCTGAAACTGCTTGAACAATTCGACAATCTCGAAAATGTGTTGCAATCAGCCGATAAAGTTAGCGGCAAAAGAATATCAAACTTGCTTAAAGAGCATGCCGATTTAGCTCGCCTGTCATACAAGCTTGTAACTATCGATTGTGATATTGATATAGAGCTTGATGATAGCGTTCTGTTATTAGAAAAATCCAACAAGCAGAAACTGGCTGAGCTTTTCAAGCGGTTTGAACTATCCGCATTATATAATAAATATGCAATGCCGCTTGATAATGCTGTTCAGAAGGATTTGCTTATCGATGTAAAAGCAGATTATGAAACCGTTAAATCGATTGACCGTCTCGATGAGATACTTTCTGCCGCAGAGAAAAATGGCGAAGCCGCTATCGATACCGAAACAACCTCAATAAACGCTTTAAATTCGGAATTAGTCGGCATATCTCTTGCAATCAAAGAAGGCGAGGCTTTTTATATGCCCTTAAGGCATGATGATAAAAACGCAAACCTGCCTTTTGATGAGGCCCTTGACCGGTTCAGAAAATTTTTTGATTCACAGGTGAAGTTGATTGGCCATAATATGAAATACGACCGTCAGGTATTTGATAATTGCAGTCTCAACTTGCAGAAGATATATTTCGACACGATGATTGCTTCTTATCTGATTAATCCCGGAAAAAGGTCGCATAAGCTTGATTCATTAATAGCTGAGCATTTCAATTATAAGATGCAGCCGATTACCGAGCTTATGGGAACCGGTTCAAAGCAATTGCCATTCTCAGTTGTGCCGGTTGATAAAGCCTCCTTTTATGCCGCCGAGGATGCTGATTTTACATTGAGGTTGAAAAACCATCTATATCCCAAGATAAAGGAACTTAAGCTTGAGACGCTCTTTTTCGAACTTGAGATGCCTTTGCTTTCGGTTCTCGGCGATATGGAAAAAGCAGGAGTTGCTGTTGACATTTATTTCTTGAAGAAGCTTTCAGACTCCTATGTTCCTAAGATGGCGGCAATTGAGAATGAAATATATCAAGAGGCGGGGCAGGAATTCAATATCAATTCGCCAGCCCAATTGCGGGTAATTTTGTTTGATAAGCTGATGCTGCCCTCATCGAGAAAAACACCTAAGGGCGAAAAATCCACCGATGTTGACGTTCTTAATGACCTCTCTTTGATTCACTCTCTGCCGCGTTTGATTTTGGAATACCGTCAGTTTATGAAATTAAAATCCACTTATATCGATGCTATCCCAAGGCTAATTAATCCGAAAACCGGCAGAGTCCATACGAGTTTTAATCAGACAGTAGCCGCAACCGGACGGTTATCCTCATCCGACCCAAACCTGCAAAATATCCCTATAAGAACAGAAGAGGGCAGAGAAATACGCAAAGCCTTTACAGCTCGGGCTGGATACAATATTTTATCGGCGGATTATTCTCAGGTCGAGTTGAGGCTTATGGCTCATTATGCCGGCGATGAGGCTCTAATCGAGGCATTTAATCGAGGCGAAGATATTCATAAAAGGACTGCCGCCGAGGTGTTCGGTATTGATATAAAGGATGTAACAGCCGACCATCGGCGCGCCGCTAAAACCGCCAATTTCTCGATTATTTACGGCGTTTCTGCCTATGGGTTATCTCAGCAAGCCGGGCTTTCTGTTAAGGAATCAAAAGATTATATAGACGCTTATTTTAATCGCTACCCCGGCGTCAAGAAATATATGGATGATATGATAACTTTCGCAAAAGAACACGGTTATGTGGAAACCCTGCTTAACCGCCGCCGCTATCTGCCGGATATAAACGCGCGGTCGCGGCAGGCGCGTCAATTTGCCGAAAGAACCGCTATCAATACGCCTATTCAGGGAACAGCGGCTGATTTAATCAAAGCGGCTATGATCAAGATTAATGATAAGCTGAAGAATAAAAAATCGCGAATGATTCTTCAGGTGCATGATGAGCTTGTATATGAACAATATTTGGAAGAAAAAGATTACCTTCGGGGAATGGTAAAAGAACAGATGGAAAACGCCCTGAAATTAAAAGTTCCGCTCGTTGTCGATATTGGCGAGGGCGAAAACTGGCTGGAGGCGCATTAA
- a CDS encoding DUF2723 domain-containing protein, translating into MIRNAKKFAINNIWLAGVLVFSGLIYLKTICPTVEFIDSGELAVNCALLGIPHPTGYPLYTLLGRLAVILLPGEVILRCNLLSLIITSISVCLLYMLIMKVLPNSLLKKPTAASISLFMAFTPVWWSQGTANEVYCATLLADLLAILFFIGYLNKRKNRYLIAGFYIWGLSFGSHMGTVFLLPAIIYMIYTTDGIKGLFTSRCLFAIFFLLMALSAYIYLPIRSTFEPFLNWSNPASFEGLINHISGWQYRVWMFKSPAQMAEGIGYFFKLLYVQFGIVGLFLTVTGMIYLIKKQLKISVFLIIIVLADIFYSSNYDIIDIESYYLLGFAVMAIFTGAGLFYLINKIAIISTVKSHQKIIKAFIIFALIVLPLSNLIDNYFKQDKSRKTFAAAGVENMLASMAENGIAIIENWDFYSPWLYYRYTQNIRPDAVIIDKELLRRSWYLDFLKRYHPNIVGQSEKQINRFIELVKPFEERKKYDSRTLTQAFREMISSIVNSNRINRPIYTNILNDPDVVPNLIRIPVGVFYKLEENIDYIEFDIDKIDISSWETSFVYIDRRTKTAFSYFYRAVITRERFCRSLEYFEEADRYYMLGIKMEKVMKNAED; encoded by the coding sequence TTGATTCGAAACGCCAAAAAATTCGCAATAAATAATATCTGGCTTGCCGGTGTATTAGTTTTTTCCGGTTTAATATACCTGAAAACCATTTGCCCTACAGTGGAGTTTATTGATTCCGGCGAACTGGCTGTAAACTGCGCGCTGTTGGGCATTCCTCATCCGACAGGCTACCCGCTTTATACTCTTCTGGGAAGATTAGCGGTAATATTATTGCCGGGTGAGGTGATACTTCGCTGCAATTTGTTGTCGTTAATAATTACTTCTATTTCAGTTTGCCTTTTGTATATGTTAATAATGAAGGTTTTGCCAAATTCATTATTAAAAAAGCCGACAGCCGCTTCAATCTCGCTTTTTATGGCGTTTACTCCTGTTTGGTGGTCTCAGGGAACAGCTAACGAGGTTTACTGCGCAACGCTTCTGGCTGATTTATTAGCGATACTATTTTTTATAGGTTATCTAAATAAGCGGAAAAACAGGTATCTCATTGCCGGATTCTATATCTGGGGTTTGTCTTTCGGCTCGCATATGGGCACGGTATTTTTATTGCCGGCTATAATCTATATGATTTATACCACTGATGGCATCAAGGGGCTGTTTACATCGCGCTGCTTATTCGCAATATTTTTCCTTTTAATGGCGCTTTCCGCCTATATCTACTTGCCGATACGAAGCACATTCGAGCCTTTTCTGAACTGGAGCAATCCAGCCAGCTTTGAGGGGCTGATAAACCATATCAGTGGTTGGCAGTATCGGGTCTGGATGTTCAAGTCGCCGGCACAGATGGCTGAGGGAATCGGCTATTTTTTCAAGCTCCTTTATGTTCAATTCGGAATTGTCGGATTGTTTCTAACTGTGACAGGAATGATATATCTGATAAAAAAACAGCTAAAAATATCTGTATTCCTGATAATAATTGTATTGGCTGATATTTTTTACAGTTCAAATTATGATATTATCGATATTGAATCGTATTATTTGCTGGGTTTTGCGGTTATGGCGATTTTTACCGGTGCCGGATTGTTTTATCTAATCAATAAAATAGCTATTATCAGTACGGTAAAAAGCCATCAAAAAATTATCAAAGCCTTCATAATATTCGCCTTGATTGTCCTGCCGTTATCAAATCTTATAGATAACTATTTCAAGCAGGATAAAAGCCGGAAAACTTTTGCCGCGGCAGGTGTCGAAAATATGCTGGCATCAATGGCAGAAAACGGCATAGCCATAATCGAAAACTGGGATTTCTATTCGCCCTGGCTTTATTATCGCTATACTCAAAACATCCGGCCGGATGCGGTTATTATTGATAAAGAGCTGCTGCGGCGTTCCTGGTATCTGGATTTTCTGAAACGGTATCATCCGAATATCGTCGGGCAATCGGAAAAACAGATCAACCGTTTTATCGAACTGGTTAAACCATTTGAGGAGAGAAAAAAATATGATTCTCGGACATTAACTCAAGCCTTTCGGGAAATGATTTCATCAATTGTAAATTCCAATAGAATTAACAGGCCAATCTATACAAATATCCTGAATGACCCTGATGTGGTTCCAAATCTTATCAGAATTCCTGTTGGCGTGTTTTACAAACTTGAGGAAAATATCGATTACATAGAATTTGATATCGATAAAATTGATATCTCAAGCTGGGAAACATCTTTTGTGTATATCGACAGAAGAACCAAAACAGCGTTTTCTTATTTTTATAGGGCTGTTATAACAAGAGAACGATTTTGCCGATCTTTGGAATATTTTGAAGAGGCTGATAGATATTATATGCTTGGCATAAAGATGGAGAAGGTTATGAAAAATGCTGAGGATTAA
- a CDS encoding single-stranded DNA-binding protein — protein sequence MASVNKAILIGNLGKDPELRYTPSGQAVAKFSLATTRKWRDKDGQSQEQTTWHNIVCWGRQAEIANEYLRKGRPVYIDGRIDNRSYEDKDGVKKYISEVVVRNFQFLGGRDDQSGPSQPPSGTPPEPPADVSTDDDDLPF from the coding sequence ATGGCATCAGTAAACAAAGCGATATTAATTGGAAATCTGGGAAAAGACCCCGAACTCAGATACACGCCATCCGGTCAGGCAGTAGCAAAGTTCTCTTTAGCTACTACTCGTAAATGGCGGGATAAGGATGGTCAATCTCAGGAACAGACAACTTGGCATAATATAGTTTGCTGGGGTAGGCAGGCTGAAATAGCTAATGAATACTTAAGAAAAGGCAGGCCAGTATATATTGATGGCAGGATAGATAATCGCAGTTATGAAGATAAAGACGGCGTCAAGAAATATATATCTGAGGTTGTTGTTCGGAATTTTCAGTTTTTAGGCGGGCGGGATGACCAATCAGGGCCATCACAGCCGCCATCGGGTACGCCGCCGGAACCGCCGGCTGATGTTTCTACTGATGATGACGACCTGCCGTTCTAA